The following nucleotide sequence is from Pseudoliparis swirei isolate HS2019 ecotype Mariana Trench chromosome 7, NWPU_hadal_v1, whole genome shotgun sequence.
ACCCCCGAGTGATGGTCTCAGATGGCAACATTGGAGGAAAAAAGAGTAATTTCAGGTCGGTGAGGAGAATACAATGGGTCCTGAATGGATCGGAGGAGACGGCTGACAGAAATTGACCTGATGAAATTACAACAGACCACCGACATGAGCAGAGCATTGTTACTGGAGATGTCGTAAAAACAGTTAATTGGAAAGGCTGACTGCTCACAGGATAAAGAAAGAAGTAAAACAAGGGAATAAGATGCTTAGAGACCAAACAAGGTAAATAAACGTATCCTGGCCATGTGAAACGAACCAATATGTGCAAtagaacatgcacacacaaacagttacaaataacacaaatatggagcatatatatctctctatatagacacatacatacatttctGATTTaagaatattcatatatatctatttatatatatatataaatagatatgtatatttttacatCAGACATGTATGTATGggtgcataaatatatatatatatatatatatatatatatatatatgaatgcttcttgtctttgtgtgacatgtttgtgtgtgcatgttgtatTGCGTGGAGGAGATGTGGCAGGGAGCCTGCTGGGTCATGCAGAAAATTCCCCACATCtttgagaaaataaaataaaagctgtgGTGTTATCCACGATTTCAAAAGTCTTTGACATTAGATTCAAAAGACATCTGTCTGAGACCTCtggcaaaaaaaaacacctcCTGGTGATAATCTGACAAACAACAATTATTTATATCCCGACCACCAGTGTTTTTTGATGTGACAGATCTCCATCGATATATGAATGCACATATAAACCCAAGAACACAACGCTTTGATACCTGAGACAGAGAAGCTGTGGGCGCAGTTGTAGAAGAGGGCCAGCTCCCCAAACATGTCTTCTGGCTCAATTGTGAGAAGCTTAAGTCGGTCTCTCGTCATATCTAGCCGCCCTTCTGTTAATAAATACACAGGAATTGAAGAAACAAAGCATGTACATAATACCTGGAACTGTTATATGCATGTGCCAGAATGTCTTGAGATATACAAACAACAGATATTCAACCATCCCTAAGTGGATCTAGGCCACAACCTCTTGCTGGTTATGATGATAAATCAAAAGAAGTTAGCAGCCACTCTGAATTAGCTGCACATCACAAATGCAGCCAAGATTTCTGAATATAAACCAGTATTGATAAACTGCAACCACCGAGAAGCAGAACTCCTTTTCCCCTTGCCTTTTGTATCAACTGGTTATCCTCAgtgcctcttcttctcttgctcAAACATGCAGTTCTCACATCGGTGTGTTTTTAGAGCGTCTAATCACATTGTGAGCTAGcagtaaaaacatttatatacaaagataagaagaagaaaaaataatttcaTCGGACTATTCTCAAGCACCTGTCGTGTCAAGGAAAATGTCAATAAATGCCTCAGGCATGCGAGCAATTGGAAGAATAATGATTTACCTTCGACAACATAAGCCTGAGCCCCGTTGGCCCCTTCCTGAATGATATGACAGCCTTGAGTGATCGTGGTTGGATACATACAGGATATAATGGTTCTGATTTCTCCTTCGTCGAGGTTCTTCAACAAGTCATTCCTCAAAAATGAAGACCGGATCAACCTTTGAACACTGAGGGAACAAATGTAGAATAGACCACTGATGTCATATTTAGGGTCAAGATATTAAACATCTTCGATGAAAGCATAAACATTTTGAAAGGTTTTATCTCGACTGCAGAAAGCAGTCAGTTAGCCTTGGATATTTGAGAGACATATTTTCATTGAGCAAGCTGAGAGAACACTGGTCTTACGCCGGGCTTTTGTCACAGCTTCGATGTGAAACCATGGCGAGAGTCATCGGGTCCAGAGTGAAGGACTCAGAAATGACGGTTTTTCTAGTGGCTCGCTGCGAGTCCTCACTTTGAGCTGAGCAAGCTacaggaaaaacacacacatacaataagGATTAAGGCTTGCACTATCTGTTGAGGCTTAAAAGGATATGCCATTTATAAGCACCATGTTATACCTGCACTGGCTGCAGAGGATCCTGGGAGGGAGACAGTGGCTCTGGAGCGATCCAGTTCTTCCTGCAGTCTCCGAATGAGTTCATCCTTTGTATCCAACTCCAACTCTAACTCATCTATTAGTGTGTCCCTCTGGCGGAGCTCCTCAATCTTTAATTGAAGGGCAAATTGGAGGTCCCGAAGTGTCCCCATTACCTCCAATCGCCATGCAGGAGACAAAACACAGACATATAAATCTCtatttacacacaaacaaatacattgaATGGGTccaaatacacacatgtatgtctGATCTTGAGTTGGAGTGATTCCCCTTTGTAGCTAATCTCACTTAACTCACCAAGCCATCTGCATCTCTTCCTATGATTAGATCAGtatcaatattattataatataaatgggAAATCAATACGATATAAACAAATATCCACAAGTGCTACACATAAaagataaatagatatataaatagatagatagatagatagatagatagataaatagatagataataTCCCCTATTCATATTTGATTTGATGAAACGTGTTTGATGGCAATCATTTTCAAAAGACTGAATAACAAAAGTATATAACAATGACACAGTTTCCAGTGCAATGAAAAGAAGACCGTCTGTGTTTGCTCTATAGAGCTCGCAGTATACTTCTGGCAGTGCAGTATGTGATTCAAGGACACATAACAAAAACACGAGACAGCAAAGGACAAGAACGTAGCTATACTAGTCGACTAAAAGAGATAAAACAACGACGATTATTAAAAGGTTATTAGACTCACTATTAAGTCACACACATGTTCTGTCCCTACCAGAATAAAACATggattgttttcttgttttcgtTTTGGGTCGCGAACGCGCTCGGAGCTCTGCGCCCTGATAAATAGCCGTTTAAATACATGCGTGAGTTGGTAACATGTGATAACAGCGTTATATGTTTTCTAATAGACTAAACACACGGTGCAAAATATAAGGACAAATTGTAtttcacatttcacacacacaaagatcccTTACCACATTCAGCCTGTCTGACAACGTGGAAGTCTTTCTCACTTGTCCTGGATATGTTTGTCCTTGTTTAGCAGCAGACAGGTGCACAGCGTCTACCAAGTGAAGATGCTCCTCTCCTGCACGGGGCTGGTCAGGGCTGGGTACAGACAGCAGGCAATCACATGACCCAGACAGCGGAGACCATTTGGGAGGCTGGAATGACAAATGCATGGCCTGGATTCCAATTGGGTCAGAGGGTCTTTGGGGTATTTCCGAGCCCCGGGGATAGATATCGGTGATTTGTTTAAAAGTTAATCTCAtgcaaaaattatatatttattattattatgatggtgATTAGCACAAGTCGCAATGGTTGATTGCATTTTGTAAATACGTCCAATTTGGAGGGAAATTAACCGGCCCATAGCTAAAAACGGATTACAACTTTCGTCATACCAAGttattctttgtttttaaaggacgCTCCTTCCAACTTTACATTCCTAACCCCGTCTTCGTTTTCCTTCACTGTAATGTATTCCGTTAATATTTAATTATGGCCTAAGTATCTCGAGCAGAGGAAAGAACAATAACGTGTCGTTTTGGTTGAACgatcctccagcctccagcGGCCATACAGCCCTCCAGCCAGTGGGTGGCAGTAGTGTGTCTCGcgagagaagcagcagcagcagcatttgtcggaggagaagaagaagatgggcCGTAGATAAGAGAACAAACGCTGTTGCTATCTCGAGCTAGCAAAGTGACATTAACTGAATATCCTGCGTGGTTGAATTGTTCAACGTGTTCTTGTGTTTCGTTTTTCGTCTTTCGTCTCGTTGAAAATGATCCTCACCGTGAAGCCGCTTCAAGGGAAAGAATGCAGCGTGCAGGTAAGTTAGGCAGCGCCGAGCTAACTGCTAGCTTCCGACCGCTAGCTTGAATCGCAAGTAACGTGAGTCGATGGCCTCGGCTCACGCTGCCTCGGGCGAAGCACAATGAGGACACTTCGCTTTCAACGTTAGGCTGTCAGACTCCTTTCAGAGTCACGATAGTTTTAATGTATCTCCTGTACATATTGTCCGGCTGTGACTCGGTGTAACTCTAGATGGCCTGTTGGCCACATTATTGAGAGACGCAGTGACGTTCACTGTCACGGACTTTCTCTGGTTGGTTGTCTCCTCGCTTCTCGTTTACACACACGGTAGTTACAGGAAAGCTCTGTACATCCTCACGTGGTGCTTTCTTGTAGGCAGGTCGGAAATGGAAGTCACGTGGTAAATACTGTAATAGGCACTAGCGTAAAGTTAActtaacagggttcgtacggtcatggaaaacctggaaaagtcatggatttttttttaatggtcatttccaggcctggaaaagtcatggaaaaaaaacttgaatcataaaagttttggaaaagtcatggaaatgttggtatattcgaatgttcatttacgctgagtttgaaataattaatataagcggatggatttgcacataaagaatacacatttatataagtgtataaaggaataaacatgaatagaaatgtttattattttaatcaaactattgtctcatttgtttcatttaaggtaaactgtatgctttggaattctcatttttttaatacaaaattctctaaattgttcatgtttataccgagatttcactTTGGTCttggaaatttgatttaaagtcatggaaatccattgttcAAAATGTAAGAACCCTGACTTAAATGGTCTTCTCATGCGTCTGTGATGTAATGTTCTCAGAAGCAGGGCGGGGCCTTGGGTCCTAACCCCAATGTGTTCCCCTCAAGTTTAGATTTGATGACGTCTGAATGAGGCACTAAATTTGGAAACACCAAAATGCACTTTATCTGCAGAGGCTATATGTGACATGGGGACTACTGTGATCAGGATGTTACTGTGAGACTCTGAGGTATTTTGAGTAGAACAATGGAAATACCGCGTAATGTTACTGTAAAGCATTTGCTGATGTGTGTATCAAATGGGGAAGTATTTATCATACTGGTCTAACACTAAATGTTATCAGCTGTTTCTTTTAAACTTAATCAGTGATCAAGACTGATTTTTCTTTATCTGAAAGTTTAAAAATACCTGGCCTTTTATTGTTTGTGTCTGCAGCGCTAAAAGGAGAAATACCACTATTATAGATAACTTACTGTTTGTTTTCTCTGGAACACATGTGCTAAAGTGGTCATTTATCAAGGTAATGTGCATTTAGTACTTGTGAAGGAAGGTGTATTCCCCATTAATTGTTGCGTGTATATAAAGTTGGTGACATTTGAGTACTCTTCAGCCCAGGAGAGTGGAGAATaacaggaggagaggggagaatgCGTGCCAAATGTATCTTAGTGCCACTACAtaatcgtgttgttgttgttccaggtGACTGAAGATGAAAAGGTCTCCAAAGTGAAGGACCTTGTGTCCGAACGTCTCAACATACCAGCAAACCAGCAGCGGTTGCTCTATAAAGGGAAAGCGCTTGCAGGTAGATTAATAAATCGTTAATAATCTTAATGCGGCGTTGTAATCGCTTGATTCACCAATCTCTTTTATACATAAAGTTAAACCAATCTGAATGACTGCATACCATCTTGTTTTCTTCAGATGAACACAGACTATGTGATTATTCCATCGGGCCAGAGGCGAAATTGAATCTGGTCGTCCGTCCAGTGGGGGAGAGAACTGGAGCGTCAgggctggcttcc
It contains:
- the ubl4a gene encoding ubiquitin-like protein 4A — protein: MILTVKPLQGKECSVQVTEDEKVSKVKDLVSERLNIPANQQRLLYKGKALADEHRLCDYSIGPEAKLNLVVRPVGERTGASGLASSCSSSSSSSSSQGRVWQTVSTILARHFSPADAAKVHEQLIKDYERSLRQLSLDDVERLAGRLLHPDGEDMDTSYMD